A segment of the Lycium ferocissimum isolate CSIRO_LF1 chromosome 10, AGI_CSIRO_Lferr_CH_V1, whole genome shotgun sequence genome:
TCAATCGCGTGGGGCCGATTGATCCAACCGAAATGAACCAACTTTTGAGAAGAAAGTTCATATAGATTAAGTTGGTTCTATACAGCAAGTGaagttgttccaacaattaGGAGAAATACAGGAAGGGCTTGGCTTTACTTCATTAGAGAAGGATATCAGTATATCATTATGTGTATACATCACCAGGAATGACGAGTACTTCTCCGTAGTCTTCTGCGAAAAGGCCTGCATGCCTCAATGCTAAGATCAACTGCAGCAGCAAGCGCCATGAAAATGGCTGCGTCTTCCACACAGGTTACGTGTCGCATGGCAAGTTGCACGAGGGGCTTGCTGCATTTCCCTTCCCCTTGTACTCGACAGCTCATCACAAAACCGCCTGCAACAGGACTTAGTGCTGCAAAGTCTCCGCTGCTTCTCGGACTAGGCAATGGACTTGCTGCTGCCCGAACCTGTCTGTCCGTGTCTATGTAGAACTCACCGCCCTTTTCTGCACTGATCAAGATCTCAGACATGAGAAGATCACCGCCACATTCCTGCCCGCCCTCGGATAGAAGATGGAAGCGACAGCAAATGGTATCTCTGATCCCACGTTCACGCCATGCTTCAAGCTTTCCCCATGGCTGCCAACATCCGGGCCTGCAAACATCGGGATGAACAATCAACCAAGCTCCTGGGTTGGATTTGGCCACCCAATCACAACCTGTTGATGGCACAAACGGAGTTGTTATGAACGCTGCTGCAACAGCTGAGCCTGACAGATCGTGTATCTTCACCTTCCATCCcttcctctctcttttctctaccTCTAGTTCAGAACCGTCAACTGAATTTGaccaaaaattatttaatgGATCTACCGGAGATGTCCTGTAAGTTCAGCATAACACAGAACAATTACAGAAAAGACCAGAATTCTAGATCAGTTGTGGAAGGAAAACAGGGTTAGATAAATCACTTTACACCGTCTCTGGCGAAGACTACAAACAGATAGATTTAAGAGTAGGGGATAGAAATGAACCAACTTAACGTTAGTGCCCTTAAAAAAGTAGATAAAAGTTCTATTATATGCTAATCATCCCTAGGAAAGGgtaaaaaaagtattttttaaatataaagggCAAAACCATATATTACCTGTCCTGACTAAACTTGCAACTGAAAATAGGTTGCTTGATGGTTCCCTGAAGTTGCACGATCTGGGGACTTAGTTTCGTCTTATCTTCAAACTGGAAAACGTATCTTGGATCAGGGTCCAGCTTCACTCTCAAATGAAGCTCCGGTCCAGGTTTACCAGTCTCCTGCTTGTTCTTGCCAATTCCTATCCAGCCATTAAACAGAATGACTGGCTTTCCTTCACCCCACTCAGGACCTACTTCCAACTTAAAAGTCCCAACTTGCTGCCTCTTAACACCAACACCACAGTGGCCACCTTTGCGTCCTGTGAATACAACTATCTCCAGACATGCATGAGGCGCATAAAAACAGCCAGGCTCCAGTAAGGCTTTCAAATCAGATTCTTCAAGATAAAAGCTGGATGCAACGTTGTGAATATCCAGGGTAGCTTCAGGTGAGGAAATAAAAGGAACAGATGATGTCTGCACAGGGAAACCTCGAAGACGGATCTCGCACACACAGGGAGAAGAGAGTGCACTTATCCCTGATTTTGTACCTTTTAAAGTTGTTTCAGAGAGTCTCAACCCCAACGACCCTATTGACAGCCTAATAAAAGCCTGAGGATCCATTCTGGTCAAAACACCGCCATTTGTCGTACGCTCTGATCTCAGTCTATTAAATCCTGTCTGTCGACAACTGATAGTCAGGATGGGGACATTAGAAGTAGTTAATAAAGGTCAACAAGGAATTATCACAAATTCCACATTCAATTGCAGAAAGTAGGTTTCCCTATTATTCACTCAAAGTAATGAGAAACATTCATATAGCATACTTCTTTTTATAACCGAAAAATCCCTGAGGGTTAGTGGCTCATGGTTCGAAATTCGGTGGACGATGGGTCAGCTCCTCTACCCTTCACTATAATACTAGGCTTTTGTTTACCGACAGGTTTAAACCCGTGATGTGCACCTAACCCACACATCACAATGCTAGGAGAAGTTGACGGTGTAATCCTTTTAGAATATAGGACATTAACATCTCCATGAAAATGCCCATGCAAATAGAGATGGCAACATAACTACTACTTTCAGACCTTTTTTGCCACCTTTGCTAATAAGAAAATTATACTTCTTGTAACTAGAAGGGAGAAGATGCGTGTGGAATAACCTACTACGTATAGTCACCATGAAAAGGAACTGATGTGCAGGAAGAATTATCAGCTATTTAGAGCAGAGAGATTACAGCTAGTAAAAGCACTTCATTTTGATTGATAtttttccatcatttcacaTTCTCCAGTAGAATAAAATTGGACCTCTACATAGCACAATAGAGGGCTCTCGAAATATAATACACTTGTATCTCAAAAGGAAAGATTAGCTCCCTTGTTACTTAACATTGCAAAGACAAAACAACCAGTTTATCAAGTGCAAGCTAATCTCCTTACTGAAGTGCATCTGATAAATAACTTACCTCATGGTTCAAGTAAATAAACCTGAAATAAGACGGGCATGTTTGGATAATCTGAGAAAACATGAAACACATTGAGCAAACTGTATTCTCCCCAGTATCAGCAAAAGAGAAGGCATCAAATTTTACCAGAAGGATGGACACTTACCTTAAAGTTATAAACTTCGTAGGTAGTAACATAGCCTGCTCACTCGATTACAAACCCCCACCACACCCCCCCCGGGGCCCCCCAAAAACCAAAACCCCACGCTCCCAGTATACTTTACTGAAAAATGATAAGAACGGCAACAACTACACATTAAAACTATCCTAAGTACAAATATTACATCCCTTTCAAAATTGCACGTCTTGAAGCTTTTTTCACTATAATATGTAAAAGTAAGAGCCAGAGTATTGTAATTCGTGCAATCATATAATTGACTCCCATCTGAGCTGTCTTCTTCCATAACGGTCAAACTGTCTTGCAGATCTGAATTATGTTGTTTTATGTGCTGCTATCAAGgttaagaataaaatgaaaCACATTTGCAAGTAAATAGAAGTTTACTAAAAGCTGCTCAAAAGCATGTATGCAATCCACCTTTGCTTAAAAAATCTCCTTTCCAACTTTTACAGATGCAATCATTTTCTGGTGACAATTTAGGTACTTCATGAAAAGGATGTTCACTGTACTCATGAAACATATTCACACTTCTAAATAGCAATCAAAAGTTTACCAATAATAGCTtctgacaaaaagaatcagctGAGTTAGCATTTTGCTGACAAAACAGCTAATTAGTACTATCGCAAAAACCCTTAAAAGTTCCAATCATTCCTTTTGGGTATTTAAATTTCAATCTTTGTAAAGATACAATTTTTACCCATTAATTGTGCTTAACTTGTTCAAACAAGAAACTTGTACAGTGAATGAAGGTCAACCAACTTAACATATACTCAAAGTTAGCACAAAACCAAAGTCAaaaccacacaacacacaaaaaaTTAAACATGGGATTAAAGATTAATAGTACGTAATAAGAGAAGCAAACAAACCAAAGAACACACCTTTTATGTACTATGAAGCTTTGTCTTCCTTTATAGCAAAACCAAAGCCACTTTTGAAGCTGCAAATACTTAAATCTCTCCTAAAGCCTGAGAAAATCCTCATAACTTTGTCATTCATAAACTATTCCAAGAAAACTTTTTTcactttgagaaaaataaaactaTCCCAAAACTCCAAAAATGGGCCTGACCCTTCTATCTTTAGTAGATCACAATTATGAAGTGAATGATTCAAAGACAGGTGGATATATAGCAATGATTGAACAAACCCACCAAAACCCAAGAATTAGTATCATGTAGACTGTGCACAGATCACGAGATGAACCGATCTTTAAATTATATAGGAGTATATTATCAAACTTTATtatttataacatatatatgcatatttggAAGTGTGGGAACACTAACTGTGTATTTTTTAACAGCGACTTGAGGAAAGAGAGAGTGACAAGAAAGGAAACATGGGGTTTCATTATTTAGAACGAAACAAGCGGAGAAAGTAAAGGAATATTATTAGTTTAATGCTAccataccaaaccaaaccactcAACAATTATGCATACATATTTATTGCTTGTATTTCTTGAAGTGTATACCACTagtaaattgtaattttttacaTAGAGAGTAatagaaaactattttgatGTTTATAGAAATAACCTTGATCTTGGTGATAATTATTTGGTCTTTTCCTTTTTCGGGTCTTAATAGGATTTGAATAGCAAAATATTTTATGGCAATGCTATTTTAGTCTAAGCAAAGTAAaagaaagttttaaaaaaagtctTTGAACACATGTTACAAACTTACAATTACTATTAAATCGTGCagaagagattaaaaaaaaaatccatctaGTTAACATTTGAGTAGGAAAaagttttaactaaaaaaagtagGATTAAATTATATTAGATATGGGTCATTCATTGCTATTGAGATTCAAATTTATGATTCGTTAATTCGAATCATAATATATTAATCGTTATGTTGTTGTTTATACAATTTTTAACAAGTCATTTATGAGTCGCGACATCACGTTTTGTATATCTATGACAGAGAAATTGCATTTTTTTAGtagtttaatttatatatattgataatataaaattttatcagatcattattaatataattataaGTAACTATTTATAATAGGTAGtaagttatttttttctttttttagcaaaaaaaatgTAGAGACTTGTGAGACCTTTTTGTGCCTTTTTTTCACTAATTTTTGTTTCCTTGTAGGAACTAGGAAGTGGAGAAAAGGGGCTGGCAAATGACTAAGGAgttgaaagaaattaaaattggaTACAGCTGTAACCAATCTTTTTATTGTAAATGAGAGAATCATTTTCAAGTACAGCTAAGTTGGTGGTGAGAGTGACTTCATTTCCCTAACCAactattcatttttaaaataaattctaaaGATAAGCTCAATATTGGGTGGGAAATGGagaaatatatacatgtatatgatgagtTAAAAAAAGGAAGATAATATACGACGTACATCGtcattataaattaaaatattaagaaagagaTTATgttcattctagcattcaatgAAAATAGGCAAACTATCGATTTGAAGAAAAAACACGTAAAGGTAATTAAAATAAGCTTTAGGATTGGCATTTTAGAACACTGATAAAACATTCTTTCTCGTAATATAAGTTTATTTAGTTTAATAGTACATATTTTAGGTAAGATAATTTTCGAAAAGGATAATAGTACTTCTAGTCCTCCAATCATTGGTAAAATTCTGCATTCTGCTTATTGTAAATAtggttaaatatatataatttgtaaTTAAGTATAATGTGCACTTTTGATCCCTTTTTTCATCCACTCTTAGTTCACGTGCTTGTGGATtcttgaaaatttaataaagtattaattatatcttaatttaaatgcgtattgttactttattttttgaGGATAGGGATTAAAATAGTCATAGATAATGAGTAAAAGAAATAAGAATATGGGAATGACCTTAGAAGAGATTTAAACTTTGTATTTCATGATATAACTTAGATTTGTCTGTGACCAACTGACAATTAAACAACCACGCACCCCATAATTTGAGTTAGATAAAattggaaaaacaaaaaagaacttctagcttttcatttttttttttctcatttataCAATTGCATgtttatttttcctttgttcctttttcatttctGACATTTTATTTGAACTAGCTAAACAAGCTTAGTATCTAGGAGGAAAAGTATTTTGTCTTGTGATATAAAGACAAAAAACTTTCCGAAAATATTGATTCCTATCAATAAGATAATATAAAGCATAAAGAAAAGCCTAAAGTTTCACTATAAATTTGAGTAAAAGGATGTTTACCCATTTCCTTGTCTAAAAGTGTGAGTTTTTGGACATAATGACAAAAACCATCCAATCCTATATATATTTAGCATATTCTGGTGTACAATTACACACAATTGTAATATTTCCACCGTATCAAAAGAAGTGTCACTTTAAGAAAATCACGTTcattaaaaaattcattaaattaaATGTAGAGTTTACTGGACTacttctagattttttttagagtttaagcaatattaaaaagGACTACTTCTTTAATGTTAAGGGCATAATTGGAACACTTATCATTTTTTATCTTGAATTCCTAAGATAACACTTATTTTGGCACAAATGCTTTTGctaaagtaataattattttgggACGAAGGGACTATAAAATTAGATATACATTTCCAAAAAAGTAAATGTAAAGGAAAAGAACTAAACTTTGTAATCATCAAAATGAAGGCGAATGTGAGTTCAAACTTTACCAGATAAATACGAAAGTTCAAGAGCACTTGTCGACATAAGATTTTAAATACAACTACTATTCTATGTTATAGTTTTGAGAAATTATCCTTGCCAAACTGTTCTTACTGTTATAAACTTTTATCACTTAAATTGTAGTTGATATGAATTCTTACTCTT
Coding sequences within it:
- the LOC132032393 gene encoding uncharacterized protein LOC132032393 produces the protein MDPQAFIRLSIGSLGLRLSETTLKGTKSGISALSSPCVCEIRLRGFPVQTSSVPFISSPEATLDIHNVASSFYLEESDLKALLEPGCFYAPHACLEIVVFTGRKGGHCGVGVKRQQVGTFKLEVGPEWGEGKPVILFNGWIGIGKNKQETGKPGPELHLRVKLDPDPRYVFQFEDKTKLSPQIVQLQGTIKQPIFSCKFSQDRTSPVDPLNNFWSNSVDGSELEVEKRERKGWKVKIHDLSGSAVAAAFITTPFVPSTGCDWVAKSNPGAWLIVHPDVCRPGCWQPWGKLEAWRERGIRDTICCRFHLLSEGGQECGGDLLMSEILISAEKGGEFYIDTDRQVRAAASPLPSPRSSGDFAALSPVAGGFVMSCRVQGEGKCSKPLVQLAMRHVTCVEDAAIFMALAAAVDLSIEACRPFRRRLRRSTRHSW